The Luteolibacter sp. Y139 genome includes the window CCCACACCCCGTAGGCATTCACAATCGACTGATCCTCATCGGCGATCAGCGGATACGGCAGCTCATACTTGGTAATGAACTTCCGGTGACTTTTCACCGGATCGATGCTCACCCCGAAGATCCGCGCCTTCGCCTTCACCTCGCCCCAGCCATCCCGCAGCGCACACGCCTGCTTCGTACAGCCCGGGGTATCGTCTTTCGGGTAAAAAACCAGTACCACCCGCTCCCCCCGGAGTTCCGAAAGTGTCACAGAGGCGTCCTCCCCATACCCTTCGCCGGTGACAGGAGCAGTGAAATCCGGGGCAGCAGAACCAATGGCAGGCTTCATGGCGGCCAAAATGCACCCCTCGCCGCCCGGCGCAAGGCCCGGAAATCAGGCGAAAATCCCGAAGTCCCGGATTGACAAGGCCCCGCCGCCAAATCAGCTTCCGCGCCCCGACTTTTAGGAAAACCAGATTCAAATCGAATGAGCGATCGTAGCATGCGTGGAGTGACAGTGAAAAAGGGCGAGCCGGTTGACCGTGCCCTGAAGCGCCTGAAGACCAAACTTGATACCGAAGGTATCCTCGAGGAAATGCGCCGCCGCCGTTCCTTCGAATCCGTCGCCGCCCGCAAGATCCGCAAGGCCCGCACCGCTCCGAAGCGCCACAAGGTGCGCTGGCGCTACACCAGCCCGGCCCAAGCCGCCAAGGCCGAAGAAGCCGCCGCTGCCGCCGCCGCCAACGCGTAAAAACTTTCCGTTTTCCTAAGTCAATCAGGACGGACGCCTCACAAAGGCGTCCGTTTTGCTTTTATGGCATCAGACAGATTCCGGGCTATGCCCCCGCCTCCGGCTTCTTCGCAGCCGCGGCAGCCTCCCTCTCGTCCATTCGCTGGCGGGCCTTGGCTTCCAAGCCACGAAACCACCGGGGCACTTCGTCATCGGAAATCAGCTCCCACGGCCACTCCTTTCCGCCCCACGTCCAGTAGATAATCTCCCCCTCCATTCGATAGGTGAATTCCCTCCACTCGGAGTCCGAGCTGAGCCGGATCCTCACGCGACCTGGCTCCATTTCCTCGTAAGCATGCACTATCGGCGCATATCGGAGAGGATCCGGCTGCGCCGGCGCGACATCGACGATCCGGCCACATTCGGGAAAGATCTCCATGTATTCCGGTATGCCCGGAAACCCAGGACTATCCCTGCGCCAGATGCTGTGGCTCAGCGCCATGATCCACTATCGACTCCCAAGACCTGAAAGCCGAGAGCGGTTTTTCTAATCAGCCAGCGCCACATACTCGCTCTCCCGCAGCACCACCGGCTTCTGCTTCCGCAGCAGCAGCCACCATTCCCGGACGCTGCCGAAAACGATCACCGCCACGAAGACCAGGAACAGCCCCGTGATCGCCACATCCACCCTCAAATTCGTCAGCGAGGTCTGCGCCTTCTTCAGCGCCTCACCGCTCAGCCCTCCAGCGATCGCCGTCTCAAGCTTCGCAATCGCCGGCAAGAACCCCGCCGCCTTCGGCGACCAGATCTTCATGATCCCCGCGCTGAAGGTCACCACCGTCAGGAACACCAGCGGCACCGCCGTGCACCACACATAGCGCACCTTCCCCATCTTGATCAGGATCGTCGTCCCCAGACAGAAAGCGATCACCGCCAGCAGCTGGTTCGCGATCCCGAAGATCGGCCACAAGCTCTTCGCAATCCCCTCGGGATCGATCGCCCCCTGATACAGGAAGTAGCCCCAAGCCGCCACCAGCAGAAACGTGGCAGTCACATTCCCCGCCCACGACCCTGTATCCCGCAGCTTCGGCACCAGCTGCCCTAACAAATCCTGCAGGATAAACCTCCCCACCCGCGTCCCCGCATCCAGCGTCGTCAGGATGAAGAGCGCCTCGAACATGATCGCGAAGTGATACCACAGCGACAGCGCCGTCTTCCCCGGGATCACCTTCGCAAACATGTGCGCCATCCCCACCGCGAACGTCGGCGCACCGCCCACCTTCCCGATGATGTGCGGCTCGCCCAGATCATGAGCCAGCTCCTCCATCTCCACCCGCGTCACCGCATACTCCGGCCCATACGAATTGATCTTCACCATCTGCGCTTCGACCGCCGCCACATTGTTCGGATCCACCGGCGAGTTGATCGCGAAATACTGCCCCGGCTGCAGCGCACACGCCGCGATGATCGCCATCAGCGCCACCAGCATCTCCACCACCATCGCGCCATAGCCCACCAGCCGGATATCCTTCTCCCGCGCCAGCAGCTTCGGCGTCGTCCCCGACGAAATCAGCGCGTGGAATCCACTCACCGCACCACAAGCGATCGTGATGCATACGAACGGAAACACCGGTGCCGCCACCACGAACCCACTGCCATCGATGAATGGCGTCACCGCCGGCATGTGCAGCGGCGGATGCAGCACCACGATGAACACCGCCAGGATCGCCACCGTCCCCAGCTTCATGAAGGTGCTCAGATAATCCCGCGGCGCCAGCAGCAGCCACACCGGCAGCACGCTCGCCGCGAAGCCATAGATCATGATCGCCCACGCCAGATCCGTCTTCTTCAGCGTCAGCATCGTCTTCATCTCCGGCGTCAGGTATTGCCCGCCCGCCACCGCGGCCAAGAGCCCCACCACCCCGAAGACGGACGCGGCCGTCACCCCCACCTTCCCGCTCTTGATCGCCACCCCCATCACCATCGCCAGCGGAATCGTCGCCGCGATCGTGAACAAACCCCACGGACTCTCAGCCAGCGCGTTCACCACCACCAGCCCCAGCACCGCGAGCAGGATCGTCATGATCGCGATCAAGCTGATCATCGCCACCACCCCGATCACCGGATTCAGCTCCTCCTTCAGCATCTGCCCCAGCGACTTCCCCTGCCGCCGCATCGAGGCGAACAGCACCACCGCATCATGAATGCCACCACCCAAGGTGGCCCCAACGAGAATCCAAAGCGTCCCCGGCAAATACCCAAACTGCGCCGCCAGCACCGGCCCCACCAGCGGCCCCGGCCCCGCAATCGCCGCGAAGTGATGCCCGAATACCACCCACTTCGGCGTCGGCACGAAATCCTTCCCGTCATTGCAAGTCACCGCCGCCGGTGCCCGCCGGTCATCGACAGTCAGCACCTTCGCCACCAGCCACGCCGAGTAAAACCGATACGACACCGCAAACGTGCAAACCCCAGCCACCACCAGCCACAGCGCATTCACCGGCTCCCCCCGCTGGAACGCCGCCACGCCGACAGCAACAGCTCCGAGCAAAGCGATGGCAATCCAGAGAAGAGCGCGAAGAAAGGGTTTCATAACTGACCAATGTCGTGACCCGGTCCTTGGGTGACCAAAATCAACGTAGCCACAGTTTCCCTAAACTCCGCCCCACTGGAAATCAGAAACAGTGGCCCCCCTCGAAAGTGGGCCCCCTCTCCGATTACCCAAAGTAGTCCGCACTCTCCGAGTGCGGAACCGAAGCAGTTCTCGCGGCGACCGGAGACCTCGTCCCGGCGCTCCCAGTCTCAGTGACTCCGCGCCTCCAGCATCTCGAACACCGGCGCCGGCACATACCGCCGCACCTGATCTTCCCAACCCACCGGCCCGATCAATCCCTTCACCATGCTCGATGACACCTCCGCGATGTCCCGCGGCGGCATCAGGAAGCTCGTCGTGATGTGCGGCGCCAGGTCCGCATTGATGTGCCGCATCACCCGCTCGTACTCGTAGTCATCCGGCCCCCGGATCCCGCGCAGGATGAACCGCGCGTCCATTTCCTTCGCATAATCCACCAGATACCGGTTGTGGAAATGCGAGATCGTCAGCCGCTCGCACGAAGGCACCGAGGCCCGCAGCAGCTCCAGCCGCTCCTCCACGCTGAAAGTGTAGCTCTTCGAAGGATTGCTGCCGATCGCCACGATCAGCCGGTCGAATAATTCCAGCCCGCGCTGGATCATCCAGACGTGGCCATTCGTCGGCGGGTCGAAGGACCCGGCATACACCGCGGTGCGCATGCGCGGAGCGTGGAACCCCGGGCGAAAAGTTCCAAGTGCCAAGAAAGGCAGCACACGTTAGTCTCGCCCCGTGATCCGGCGACTGACTCTGGCCCTCCTGACCCTCGCGAGCGCGGCCCTCGCCGAGCCTCTCACCCTCCGCGCCGTCGCGGCGAACCTCACCTCGGACCAGCAGCAGTCCTACTCCGTGGACAATGGCAACCACAGCAATCCCGAGGGAGCCGGCGCCCGCATCCTGAAAGCCCTCAAGCCGGACGTGGTGATGATCCAGGAATTCAACACCACCATGCCCGTCCGCCAATGGGTCAATGACACCTTCGGCAAGGACTTCAATTTCTTCCAGGAAGAGACCAAGGGTATCCCGAATGGCATCATCAGCCGCTACCCCATCGCCGCCTCCGGCCATTGGGACGATCCCGTCCTCGACAATCGCGAGTTCACCTGGGCTCGCATCCGCCTCCCCGGCGACCGCGACCTGTGGGTCATCAGCGTCCACCTCCACTCGAAGAACGCCACCTCGCGAGCCACCCAAGTCACTGCCCTGTTGGAAGCCGTGCAGAAGAATGTCCCCGCCGACGCCCTGCTTCTGTTAGGCGGCGACTTCAATACCCGCACTCCCGGCGAGCCCTGCTTCCCCCTCCTCGCGAAGTCCTTCGTCGTCCCCGCCAAGCCACCGCACGATGGCCTCGGCAACACCTCCACCAACGCCCCGCGCAACCGCCCCTACGACTGGGTCCTCGCCAGCCCCACCCTCGACAAGCACGAGATCCCCGTCGCCCTGGCCGGCCAGGAGTTCGACGGCGGCCTCGTCTTCGACACCCGCATCTTCGAACCCCTCGCGAAAGTCCCGCCCGTTCAGGAAGGCGACAGCGCCCTCAAGATGATGCAGCACATGGCCATCGTCCGGGACTTCCGTTTCCCCTGATCCATCACTCAATCTCGCGCACCCGGTAGAGACGCATCGGCACGTCTTTCGGCGAGCTCTCGGTGTAAGGGCTGCCGCAGTCCACCCACCGTACAATGCTGCCAGCCGCGCAGGTCGGCGAGCTGGCCTTCCAGATCTTCCCATCGGAAGAATACTCGACCTGATAAAACCGTCCGGGCACCGCGCGGAAAGTGAGCGCGAAATCTCCATCGGCAGTCCGCTCACACTTCTCGACCGCGAACTCTGGGGCCAGCGCCGCTCCCGAAACGAGGGCAGCTTTCCTCGTGCTGTTCAGGATCACCTCGGTCGTCAGCGCCGGGAAAACCACCGCCGACGTTCCCTTGGAAATCTCATACTCCAGCACGAAGTCGAACTTGCCCAATGGACCAAGCGGTCGATGGACCTCGATCACCACCGAGCCATCTTCCAGAACCTCACTCGCGTTTCTCACGACCACCCCTTCAGGCAAGCCGCGCACGATCACCCGGAAACCATCCACCGTAGCGATCTTCACCGGATTGAGGATGCGCAGCTTCTGCTCCCGCAGCCCCGTCTTGCGGTTCAGCGTCGTCCGCGTGTTCAGCACCTTCGTCACCAAGGGATTCAGGACCCGCGCCGCCAACGGCACCCGGAACACCGGCTCATCGGCATCGTCGGAGTAGACTTCCAGATACCCGGTCAAGTCCCCCGCGATCGATTGGTCGGGGCCTACACGGATCTCCCGGCTCTCTCCGGGAGCAAACGTATAAGCCTGCGCGTCATCGACAGTGAATCCAGCGCTTGCCGCGATGCGGCTCACCACCAGATTCCTGTTTCCTTCGTTGGAAATCGCGAAGCTCCGCCGCACCGGATCAGCCCCCTGATAGCCTTCGACAAAAGTCACCGGCTCGGCCCGATCATTCGGCAACTCCACGTCTCCCAAATGCATCGCGATATCCGGCCCGACCACTGCTGCGGCCAGCGGGAAATCGAACGAGGCCTCGTCCGCATCATCGGTCGAGATGACGGCGGTTCCGCTGAGGCTTCCCAACGCCGTGGTATCCGCTTGCACGGTGAGCGCAAGGTAAGTCGAGGTGCCAACCTTTGCCGGAAGAACCGGCGGATTGATCAGCGTGAAGCCCGGTGGAAGCTGGATATCCGTCACCGTCAGCTTTGCGCTTCCGCTGTTGTAAATCTGCAGGGTCTTGGTTGCCGCGCTTCCCTGGCCGATTTCACCGTAGTCCACCGGCGAAGTCTGGCCATCTGTTAGGACAAGCAAGCCGCCTTGGGAGTTGAGTTCCCTGACTGAGACTTCAGGGACGAGTGAATAGCTCGTCTGCCTTGCTGCCAATCCGGAAGACCCGTTTTGGAGACCGCTCGATGACCGCCCCAGAAGCCTGAGCATTCCCGAAACCGGCAGGTCCAGGCCTGTGGCGAGC containing:
- a CDS encoding peroxiredoxin, giving the protein MKPAIGSAAPDFTAPVTGEGYGEDASVTLSELRGERVVLVFYPKDDTPGCTKQACALRDGWGEVKAKARIFGVSIDPVKSHRKFITKYELPYPLIADEDQSIVNAYGVWVEKSMYGKTFMGTERSTFVIGVDGAIEAVLEKVSPDEHLERLLAVLG
- the rpsU gene encoding 30S ribosomal protein S21 — protein: MSDRSMRGVTVKKGEPVDRALKRLKTKLDTEGILEEMRRRRSFESVAARKIRKARTAPKRHKVRWRYTSPAQAAKAEEAAAAAAANA
- a CDS encoding carbon starvation CstA family protein; translation: MKPFLRALLWIAIALLGAVAVGVAAFQRGEPVNALWLVVAGVCTFAVSYRFYSAWLVAKVLTVDDRRAPAAVTCNDGKDFVPTPKWVVFGHHFAAIAGPGPLVGPVLAAQFGYLPGTLWILVGATLGGGIHDAVVLFASMRRQGKSLGQMLKEELNPVIGVVAMISLIAIMTILLAVLGLVVVNALAESPWGLFTIAATIPLAMVMGVAIKSGKVGVTAASVFGVVGLLAAVAGGQYLTPEMKTMLTLKKTDLAWAIMIYGFAASVLPVWLLLAPRDYLSTFMKLGTVAILAVFIVVLHPPLHMPAVTPFIDGSGFVVAAPVFPFVCITIACGAVSGFHALISSGTTPKLLAREKDIRLVGYGAMVVEMLVALMAIIAACALQPGQYFAINSPVDPNNVAAVEAQMVKINSYGPEYAVTRVEMEELAHDLGEPHIIGKVGGAPTFAVGMAHMFAKVIPGKTALSLWYHFAIMFEALFILTTLDAGTRVGRFILQDLLGQLVPKLRDTGSWAGNVTATFLLVAAWGYFLYQGAIDPEGIAKSLWPIFGIANQLLAVIAFCLGTTILIKMGKVRYVWCTAVPLVFLTVVTFSAGIMKIWSPKAAGFLPAIAKLETAIAGGLSGEALKKAQTSLTNLRVDVAITGLFLVFVAVIVFGSVREWWLLLRKQKPVVLRESEYVALAD
- the coaD gene encoding pantetheine-phosphate adenylyltransferase, coding for MRTAVYAGSFDPPTNGHVWMIQRGLELFDRLIVAIGSNPSKSYTFSVEERLELLRASVPSCERLTISHFHNRYLVDYAKEMDARFILRGIRGPDDYEYERVMRHINADLAPHITTSFLMPPRDIAEVSSSMVKGLIGPVGWEDQVRRYVPAPVFEMLEARSH
- a CDS encoding endonuclease/exonuclease/phosphatase family protein, producing MIRRLTLALLTLASAALAEPLTLRAVAANLTSDQQQSYSVDNGNHSNPEGAGARILKALKPDVVMIQEFNTTMPVRQWVNDTFGKDFNFFQEETKGIPNGIISRYPIAASGHWDDPVLDNREFTWARIRLPGDRDLWVISVHLHSKNATSRATQVTALLEAVQKNVPADALLLLGGDFNTRTPGEPCFPLLAKSFVVPAKPPHDGLGNTSTNAPRNRPYDWVLASPTLDKHEIPVALAGQEFDGGLVFDTRIFEPLAKVPPVQEGDSALKMMQHMAIVRDFRFP
- a CDS encoding choice-of-anchor D domain-containing protein, whose translation is MKTLSSIALVTLCLTPGLWAAGELDTTFNPNVNDEIKALALTADGKIFIGGSFTSVGGVETNRIARLLTSGSKDPSWDYKTAGAPASCVVLADGNVLVADPVKSSQTTVYRFLANGTSDQTWKTIDASATGIQSMALDADGNLLVTGGFHALNNTKCAGFAVVGMDGVIKSHPLIEVSDTRAVLTLLPRADRSTLLGGSFVQINSKSRNHVAKISSQGTFDSVFAPAITVGTDSAILCLARRGTDGSFYAGGSFSQTLDGKVIATCLASFSSTGVLNTSFRPIFTHATKAPRVTSLAVQADGKIIVAGDFTGVNGVANNGLVRLLSDGTNDSSFKATAEGVTGLALQMDGRIIITGNFTQVNGVARNRIARLRNSEAFDRLTIRQDVVSWSPFGAIPQCDLLTLETSTDGGVTWLPAGKASPTSGGWLATGLDLPVSGMLRLLGRSSSGLQNGSSGLAARQTSYSLVPEVSVRELNSQGGLLVLTDGQTSPVDYGEIGQGSAATKTLQIYNSGSAKLTVTDIQLPPGFTLINPPVLPAKVGTSTYLALTVQADTTALGSLSGTAVISTDDADEASFDFPLAAAVVGPDIAMHLGDVELPNDRAEPVTFVEGYQGADPVRRSFAISNEGNRNLVVSRIAASAGFTVDDAQAYTFAPGESREIRVGPDQSIAGDLTGYLEVYSDDADEPVFRVPLAARVLNPLVTKVLNTRTTLNRKTGLREQKLRILNPVKIATVDGFRVIVRGLPEGVVVRNASEVLEDGSVVIEVHRPLGPLGKFDFVLEYEISKGTSAVVFPALTTEVILNSTRKAALVSGAALAPEFAVEKCERTADGDFALTFRAVPGRFYQVEYSSDGKIWKASSPTCAAGSIVRWVDCGSPYTESSPKDVPMRLYRVREIE